In one window of Primulina tabacum isolate GXHZ01 chromosome 8, ASM2559414v2, whole genome shotgun sequence DNA:
- the LOC142553757 gene encoding chaperone protein dnaJ GFA2, mitochondrial-like has translation MLPSQGLRRAAAARRSLLSLFLHDSPSSFFDSLLKGDCRSFSTILFNQYFNSSFGNGSDEKKYWLKLGLSGNIFGSPRSIHSTAQLSRDFYDVLHVSKNATASEIKKAYYALAKKLHPDTNKDDPEAEKKFQEVQKAYEVLKDEEKRQQYDQIGHEAFERDSNGEGPGFDPFGGAGFNPFQDIFKNADIFNIFNRDMGGEDVKVSLELSFMEAVQGCTKTLSILTDTACDTCGGTGVPPGTRPETCRRCRGSGMIISQNGPFTLQSTCPNCGGAGKIVSSFCKSCKGKRVLRGPKAVTMNVMAGMDNNETIKVPRSGGADPDGGQPGDLYVTIKVREDPVFRREGADIHVDAVLSITQAILGGSIQVPTLTGDVVVKVRPGTQPGQKVVLRKKGIKVRNSYSFGDQYVHFNVSIPTNLTQRQRQLIEEFVIEEQREYDKGAAASG, from the exons ATGCTCCCTTCCCAGGGCCTTCGCCGCGCTGCCGCCGCCCGCCGGTCCCTCTTGTCCTTGTTCCTTCACGATTCTCCTTCCTCT TTTTTCGATTCGTTATTAAAAGGGGATTGCAGGAGCTTCAGCACCATTCTGTTTAATCAATACTTTAATTCCAGTTTTGGAAATG GCAGTGATGAGAAGAAGTACTGGTTGAAGTTGGGATTATCCGGTAATATTTTCGGCTCTCCAAGGTCAATTCATTCCACTG CACAACTGTCAAGAGATTTTTATGACGTACTCCATGTCAGTAAAAATGCAACGGCATCAGAAATTAAGAAAGCTTATTATGCG CTTGCAAAGAAGTTACATCCAGATACAAACAAAGATGATCCAGAAGCTgaaaagaaatttcaagaagttCAGAAGGCATATGAG GTTTTGAAAGATGAAGAAAAACGCCAACAATACGATCAG ATTGGTCATGAAGCTTTTGAACGAGATAGTAACGGTGAAGGTCCCGGATTTGATCCATTTGGAGGAGCTGGCTTCAATCCTTTCCAGGACATATTTAAAAATGCCGAT ATTTTCAACATCTTCAATAGGGACATGGGTGGCGAGGATGTCAAG GTTTCGTTGGAACTATCCTTTATGGAAGCTGTCCAGGGATGCACAAAAACTCTATCAATTCTAACTGATACAGCTTGTGATACTTGTG GTGGAACTGGTGTCCCTCCGGGTACCAGGCCTGAAACTTGTAGACGTTGTAGAGGCTCGGGCATG ATAATATCACAGAATGGTCCTTTCACACTTCAGTCTACTTGTCCAAATTGTGGAGGTGCTGGGAAAATCGTGTCG AGCTTCTGCAAATCTTGCAAGGGTAAGCGAGTGTTGAGAGGTCCGAAAGCAGTGACAATGAATGTCATGGCAG GGATGGATAATAATGAAACTATTAAGGTCCCCAGGAGTGGAGGAGCAGATCCAGATGGGGGTCAACCTGGTGACCTTTATGTTACGATCAAG GTCAGAGAAGATCCAGTGTTCCGTAGAGAAGGGGCTGACATCCATGTTGATGCAGTTTTAAGTATCACTCAG GCAATTTTGGGAGGATCTATCCAGGTGCCCACCCTGACTGGGGATGTTGTTGTTAAG GTACGACCCGGTACTCAACCTGGCCAAAAGGTTGTCTTGAGGAAAAAAG GGATCAAAGTCAGAAACTCGTATTCATTTGGGGACCAGTATGTTCACTTCAACGTGAGCATTCCAAC AAACTTGACCCAGAGGCAGCGCCAATTAATAGAAGAGTTTGTTATAGAAGAGCAAAGAGAATATGATAAGGGAGCAGCTGCATCAGGTTGA
- the LOC142553756 gene encoding S-adenosyl-L-methionine-dependent uroporphyrinogen III methyltransferase, chloroplastic, producing the protein MALVPSTSSAIVVQPRRIKSFYLRRLNAVICASYARKESPFTEKHSVERYERESWLYKNQLEQPFSSWPLTDQQLNDYDISSQLPELKKLLEVLSEKRRNENGFDKRGPGNVFLVGTGPGDPELLTLKALRVIESADLVLYDRLVSNDVLNLVGPDARLLYVGKTAGYHSRTQEEIHELLLSFAEAGATVVRLKGGDPLVFGRGGEEMDFLQQQGIEVKVIPGITAASGIAAELGIPLTHRGVANSVRFLTGHSRKGGTDPLYVAVNVVDPDSTLVVYMGLSTLPSLASKLMHHSLPHDTPAAAIERGTTPQQRIVFAELQDLANEILSHQLVSPTLIIIGKVVALSPLWPHIVKETSSTSTLIESR; encoded by the exons ATGGCTCTTGTTCCTTCAACTTCCTCCGCCATAGTGGTTCAACCGAGAAGAATCAAATCTTTTTACCTCAGAAGACTGAATGCGGTCATCTGCGCTTCATATGCAAGAAAGGAGTCGCCTTTCACAGAAAAACACTCTGTTGAGAGGTACGAAAGAGAAAGCTGGCTGTACAAGAACCAGTTGGAGCAGCCCTTCTCGTCTTGGCCTCTAACTGATCAACAACTCAACGATTACGATATATCGTCGCAGCTGCCTGAGCTGAAGAAATTGCTAGAAGTTTTGAGTGAAAAGAGGAGAAATGAAAATGGGTTTGATAAGAGAGGGCCCGGGAATGTGTTCTTGGTGGGCACCGGGCCTGGGGACCCGGAGCTTCTGACGCTCAAGGCATTGAGAGTGATAGAGAGTGCGGATCTTGTGTTGTACGATAGATTGGTCTCCAATGATGTGTTGAATTTGGTGGGGCCTGATGCCAGGCTTCTGTATGTTGGCAAAACTGCTGGGTACCATAGCAGAACTCAG GAGGAAATTCATGAGTTGCTTTTGAGTTTTGCTGAAGCTGGAGCCACTGTTGTGAGGCTTAAAGGCGGAGATCCATTG GTATTTGGAAGGGGTGGAGAGGAGATGGACTTTCTGCAACAACAAGGAATAGAGGTGAAAGTCATTCCAG GCATAACTGCAGCTTCTGGGATAGCCGCTGAATTAGGAATTCCATTGACACACCGTGGAGTTGCTAATAGTGTCAGATTTCTGACAGGACACTCGCGAAAGGGAGGAACCGATCCTCTATACGTGGCAGTGAACGTGGTCGATCCTGATTCGACTCTTGTTGTCTATATGGGATTATCGACACTCCCTTCTTTAGCCTCCAAACTGATGCACCACAGTTTGCCACATGACACACCAGCTGCTGCTATCGAGCGAGGAACCACGCCTCAGCAAAGGATCGTGTTTGCTGAACTGCAGGATCTTGCAAATGAAATACTGTCACATCAGCTCGTGTCGCCTACATTGATCATCATCGGGAAAGTTGTCGCTCTTTCACCATTGTGGCCTCACATCGTCAAAGAAACTTCTTCGACTTCTACGCTAATCGAATCCAGATAG
- the LOC142554574 gene encoding protein JINGUBANG, giving the protein STRRVPSIQDTILATPLLSSNSTPSNSSGRSSSDTDDSLETSFRFGLENPNFKIPSSPISVFESYKSLAVLSGHIGSVSCLALCGEFILSASQGKDIIIWQQPDLREFAKFGQGDGSVKALITAGNRVFTAHQDSKIRVWKVSRSSENVIKLVDTLPTTKDYLGKFMSQGNYVQTRRHHKRLWIEHADSISCLAFSNGLLYSGSWDKTLKVWRTSDFKCLESIKAHDDAINGLCSSKGVVYSASADGKIKAWGIEGKNKMHSLKGILEGHKDISLNSVVVSDDSKVVFGGGSDGYIMGWIGNQDMDSWRMICEVKAHKMAVLCMCLMGDYLCSGSADRTISIWKREMNGMLSRHMVIQGHEGPIKCLQASPTRVGCGFMLYSGSLDKSVRVWWIPSASSSLQITEKKMCISLNRRY; this is encoded by the coding sequence TCCACCCGAAGGGTCCCTTCGATTCAAGATACGATTTTGGCGACTCCATTGTTGTCTTCTAACTCAACACCGAGCAACAGCAGCGGGAGAAGCAGTAGTGATACAGATGATAGCCTCGAGACATCATTTCGATTCGGATTGGAGAATCCCAATTTCAAGATTCCAAGCTCACCCATTTCAGTCTTTGAATCCTATAAATCTTTGGCAGTTCTCTCTGGGCACATTGGATCGGTTTCTTGCTTAGCCTTGTGTGGAGAATTCATTCTCAGTGCTTCACAGGGAAAAGATATCATTATTTGGCAACAGCCTGATTTGAGAGAGTTTGCTAAATTCGGGCAAGGCGACGGCTCGGTCAAGGCTCTGATCACCGCAGGAAATCGGGTTTTTACAGCACATCAAGATAGTAAAATCAGAGTATGGAAAGTTTCAAGAAGCTCCGAAAATGTGATTAAACTAGTTGACACTCTTCCAACTACTAAAGACTATTTAGGCAAGTTTATGAGTCAAGGTAATTATGTCCAAACTAGGCGGCATCACAAGCGTTTGTGGATCGAACACGCAGATAGCATTTCTTGTCTAGCCTTCTCAAACGGGCTATTATACTCCGGTTCTTGGGACAAGACTCTTAAAGTTTGGAGGACATCAGATTTCAAGTGTTTGGAATCCATCAAAGCTCATGATGACGCAATAAACGGGCTTTGTTCAAGCAAAGGGGTAGTGTATTCCGCCTCCGCCGATGGGAAGATCAAGGCTTGGGGGATAGAAGGGAAGAACAAAATGCATTCTCTCAAAGGAATCTTGGAGGGCCACAAGGACATTTCATTGAATTCTGTGGTGGTTTCAGATGATTCGAAGGTCGTTTTCGGAGGGGGTTCGGATGGATACATAATGGGATGGATTGGGAATCAAGATATGGATAGCTGGAGGATGATTTGTGAGGTGAAAGCTCACAAAATGGCAGTTCTGTGTATGTGTTTGATGGGAGATTACTTATGCAGTGGTTCAGCTGATAGGACTATTAGTATATGGAAGAGAGAAATGAATGGGATGCTAAGTAGACACATGGTGATCCAAGGACATGAAGGACCAATTAAATGCTTGCAAGCATCACCAACAAGAGTAGGATGTGGATTCATGCTATATAGTGGAAGCCTTGATAAAAGTGTTAGAGTTTGGTGGATTCCTAGTGCTTCATCTTCGCTTCAAATCACCGAGAAAAAAATGTGCATATCTTTAAATCGAAGGTACTAA